One genomic region from Augochlora pura isolate Apur16 chromosome 7, APUR_v2.2.1, whole genome shotgun sequence encodes:
- the LOC144473594 gene encoding uncharacterized protein LOC144473594 isoform X1, whose translation MAEGGTEPKSNDNQVSKLQLEVNECLGNWLVYLQTLNGLCTAGAKLAQSLQTLLSAHDTAAQCRLTGQCLAGWEELTKATYVASNTVKNHIISALRDHETRDNEGDKHDILRDNLLTFINLQYQFCVACCECLVNQLLKGNYSSGGMAECSCSQSGTAECDIASLQQCFERLYSSPPLVSSSSTQQSVQNCHRSPLPYPLFPLQVQRRWSETAAAEMSGEASENTMRRWSMPWDCRNITDWPRQDARSRLRVPHQDRSRSTTPDTIWKTSTMASQDGLQEAIQLLSCKPGVRPLNQLSAYTNHHIPGVTLTTCNFESSYDTMIWPGSRKVGPLRCWPHDSHSSDHSDQSGRRESDQSVHSGEHRDSEHSVASGSHADSKDSIHSHSDHREVEIGTVDMLPSRKSSSSTDSCISAHSRSGSESAGGGECARSQLYSMWSGSDLPFIKLPESNETQDDHPPV comes from the exons atggCAGAAGGTGGTACAGAACCAAAGTCCAATGACAATCAAGTATCTAAACTTCAATTAGAGGTGAACGAGTGTCTTGGTAATTGGCTAGTGTACTTACAG ACGCTCAATGGCCTATGCACAGCCGGTGCAAAGTTGGCTCAGTCCCTACAAACTCTTTTGTCTGCTCATGATACAGCTGCGCAATGTCGATTAACTGGACAATGTCTTGCTGGTTGGGAAGAGCTTACAAAAGCAACATACGTGGCCAGTAATACCGTAAAGAATCACATTATCTCAGCTTTGAGAGATCATGAAACTCGAGACAACGAGGGAGATAAACAT GACATACTTagagataatttattaactttcatAAATTTGCAATACCAATTCTGTGTTGCTTGCTGTGAGTGTCTAG TGAACCAATTATTAAAAGGGAATTACTCATCAGGTGGAATGGCCGAATGCTCGTGTTCACAAAGCGGTACTGCCGAATGCGACATTGCATCTTTACAACAGTGTTTTGAAAGATTATATAGTTCACCGCCACTAGTGTCTTCGTCATCGACGCAACAGTCGGTGCAGAACTGTCATAGGTCACCTTTACCATATCCTTTATTTCCTCTGCAG GTTCAGAGGAGATGGTCGGAAACAGCAGCTGCGGAAATGTCGGGAGAAGCATCAGAGAACACCATGAGAAGGTGGTCTATGCCATGGGATTGTCGAAATATCACAGACTGGCCAAGACAAGATGCCAGATCAAGGCTAAGGGTTCCTCATCAAGACAGAAGTAGGTCGACTACACCAGACACAATATGGAAAACTTCCACCATGGCTAGTCAGGATGGCCTGCAAGAGGCAATTCAATTGTTGTCTTGCAAACCAG GAGTTAGACCATTAAATCAACTATCAGCTTATACCAATCATCATATTCCGGGCGTAACTTTAACAACGTGCAACTTCGAATCAAGTTACGACACGATGATTTGGCCCGGATCACGCAAAGTAGGCCCATTGAGGTGTTGGCCACACGATTCCCATTCAAGCGACCACTCTGATCAATCGGGACGTCGCGAAAGCGATCAAAGTGTACACAGCGGAGAGCATAGAGATTCAG AACATAGTGTAGCCAGCGGTAGTCACGCAGACAGCAAAGATAGCATTCATTCGCATAGTGATCATAGAGAGGTGGAAATCG GTACTGTAGATATGTTACCGTCTCGTAAAAGCAGCTCTTCGACAGACTCTTGCATATCAGCTCATAGCCGTTCAGGTTCCGAGAGCGCTGGTGGTGGG GAATGCGCGAGATCTCAGTTGTACTCAATGTGGAGCGGCAGCGACTTGCCTTTCATTAAATTGCCAGAGAGCAACGAGACACAGGACGATCACCCGcctgtataa
- the LOC144473594 gene encoding uncharacterized protein LOC144473594 isoform X2, producing MAEGGTEPKSNDNQVSKLQLEVNECLGNWLVYLQTLNGLCTAGAKLAQSLQTLLSAHDTAAQCRLTGQCLAGWEELTKATYVASNTVKNHIISALRDHETRDNEGDKHDILRDNLLTFINLQYQFCVACCECLGGMAECSCSQSGTAECDIASLQQCFERLYSSPPLVSSSSTQQSVQNCHRSPLPYPLFPLQVQRRWSETAAAEMSGEASENTMRRWSMPWDCRNITDWPRQDARSRLRVPHQDRSRSTTPDTIWKTSTMASQDGLQEAIQLLSCKPGVRPLNQLSAYTNHHIPGVTLTTCNFESSYDTMIWPGSRKVGPLRCWPHDSHSSDHSDQSGRRESDQSVHSGEHRDSEHSVASGSHADSKDSIHSHSDHREVEIGTVDMLPSRKSSSSTDSCISAHSRSGSESAGGGECARSQLYSMWSGSDLPFIKLPESNETQDDHPPV from the exons atggCAGAAGGTGGTACAGAACCAAAGTCCAATGACAATCAAGTATCTAAACTTCAATTAGAGGTGAACGAGTGTCTTGGTAATTGGCTAGTGTACTTACAG ACGCTCAATGGCCTATGCACAGCCGGTGCAAAGTTGGCTCAGTCCCTACAAACTCTTTTGTCTGCTCATGATACAGCTGCGCAATGTCGATTAACTGGACAATGTCTTGCTGGTTGGGAAGAGCTTACAAAAGCAACATACGTGGCCAGTAATACCGTAAAGAATCACATTATCTCAGCTTTGAGAGATCATGAAACTCGAGACAACGAGGGAGATAAACAT GACATACTTagagataatttattaactttcatAAATTTGCAATACCAATTCTGTGTTGCTTGCTGTGAGTGTCTAG GTGGAATGGCCGAATGCTCGTGTTCACAAAGCGGTACTGCCGAATGCGACATTGCATCTTTACAACAGTGTTTTGAAAGATTATATAGTTCACCGCCACTAGTGTCTTCGTCATCGACGCAACAGTCGGTGCAGAACTGTCATAGGTCACCTTTACCATATCCTTTATTTCCTCTGCAG GTTCAGAGGAGATGGTCGGAAACAGCAGCTGCGGAAATGTCGGGAGAAGCATCAGAGAACACCATGAGAAGGTGGTCTATGCCATGGGATTGTCGAAATATCACAGACTGGCCAAGACAAGATGCCAGATCAAGGCTAAGGGTTCCTCATCAAGACAGAAGTAGGTCGACTACACCAGACACAATATGGAAAACTTCCACCATGGCTAGTCAGGATGGCCTGCAAGAGGCAATTCAATTGTTGTCTTGCAAACCAG GAGTTAGACCATTAAATCAACTATCAGCTTATACCAATCATCATATTCCGGGCGTAACTTTAACAACGTGCAACTTCGAATCAAGTTACGACACGATGATTTGGCCCGGATCACGCAAAGTAGGCCCATTGAGGTGTTGGCCACACGATTCCCATTCAAGCGACCACTCTGATCAATCGGGACGTCGCGAAAGCGATCAAAGTGTACACAGCGGAGAGCATAGAGATTCAG AACATAGTGTAGCCAGCGGTAGTCACGCAGACAGCAAAGATAGCATTCATTCGCATAGTGATCATAGAGAGGTGGAAATCG GTACTGTAGATATGTTACCGTCTCGTAAAAGCAGCTCTTCGACAGACTCTTGCATATCAGCTCATAGCCGTTCAGGTTCCGAGAGCGCTGGTGGTGGG GAATGCGCGAGATCTCAGTTGTACTCAATGTGGAGCGGCAGCGACTTGCCTTTCATTAAATTGCCAGAGAGCAACGAGACACAGGACGATCACCCGcctgtataa